Sequence from the Calidithermus timidus DSM 17022 genome:
CGCCGATGTTGGTCGCACCGCACACAAAGGGCACCTTGAAGGCGTGCTTGTCGATGTGGAAGGACTCATCGGCGGGGGTGAGCACCTCCGACTCGTCGATGAAATCTACGCCGAGGGCCTCGAGGATCTGCGCCTCCACGAAGTGCCCAATGCGGACCTTGGCCATCACGGGGATAGAGACCGCAGCCATGATCTCCTTGATGATCTTGGGGTCGGACATGCGGGCTACTCCGCCCTGGGCCCGGATGTCGGCGGGGACGCGCTCGAGGGCCATCACCGCGCAGGCGCCGGCCTCCTCGGCGATCTCCGCTTGCTGGGCGTTGGTCACGTCCATGATCACGCCACCCTTGAACATCTCGGCAAAGCCAGTCTTGACACGAAGGGTCCCAATCTGCATAGCAAGACGAGTCTAGCCTCCCCTCTGGCCCGAAAAAAGCACCAATGAACACTAAAAAAACCCAGACCAATGGGCCTGGGCCAATCTATGGGCTAAGGATCAGGGCAGATAGGCCAGCGGGTTGCGGGGCGTGCCACCGACGCGCACCTCGAAGTGCAGGTGAGGGCCGGTGGACCAGCCCGTCGAGCCCACGTAACCGATGAGCTGGCCACGCTCGACCCACTCGCCCGCGCTCACCACGAAACGCGACATGTGGCCGTAGAGGGTCTCCACCCCGTCGCCGTGGTCGATGATCACATGGTAGCCGTAGCCCCACGCACTCCAGCCCGCCACCTCCACCTGCCCGCTGCGGGCGGCATAGATGGGGGTACCGTAGGGAGCAGCCATGTCCACGCCGGTGTGGTAGCGCTGGAAGGCTCCGCGGCGACCGAAGTAAGTGGTGATGACGAAACTCTTGACCGGGTAGGTATAGCCGCCCTCGCTCACGAAGTTGGAGCGCCGCACCGTAGCCGGTGCGGCAGCCTGTCGCCGAAGCTGGGTCTGAGCCTTGCGCTGGGCGGCGAGTTGGGCCTGGCGCCTGGCCTCAGCCTCCCGGCGGGCAGCCTCTTCCCTGGCCTTGCGCTCAGCTTCCAGGCGGGCCTGGCGTTCGGCTTCGCGTTTGGCGAGGAGATTGTCATAGGTGGTGCGGGCGGTGATGCCGGGGATCAAGATCAGATCGCCCTCGGCCACCTCGGTAGGATCGCTGATGCCGTTGACCTTGGCCAGCTTGAGCAGCGAGATGCCAAAGCGGCTGGAGAGGTCGAGCAGGGTCTGGCCTTTGCTCAGGCGCACCAGAAGGCCCTTTTGCCCGGAGGGGATATGAAGGGTGGCCCCTTGGGCCAGCCGGTCTAGGCTGGGAATCCAAGGGTTGGCGGTGATCAGGTCCAACTCGCTCAGAGCAAAGCGCGAGGCGATCCCCTGAAGGGTATCGCCACTGCGGACGGTGTATTCCCGCACCCCCGGAGGAACCCTGGGCTCGCGGTCGGGCTTGCCGCCGGTGAGGGGAATACGAAGCTCCTGACCTGGCTTTAAGACGATGCTCTCGAGCCCGCTCGACCACATGATGGCCTTGGGGTCTACCTGGTAGCGGCTGGCGATGCCGCTCAAGGTGTCGCCGCTTTGCACGGTGTAGAGCACCCAGCCTTTGTTGGCAGGAGACTCCAATACCACCTCGGTCCCGCTGGTTTGGACTAGCGTCGTTAGGGGCGAGTGCAGGGCAGCGCCAGCGATGGCAGCTTTGAACAACGCTTCCAAAGGCGATTCCTCCTCGGCGGGGGACACCGCCGCCAAAAACTCTCCGCGGGATTA
This genomic interval carries:
- a CDS encoding peptidoglycan DD-metalloendopeptidase family protein, giving the protein MSPAEEESPLEALFKAAIAGAALHSPLTTLVQTSGTEVVLESPANKGWVLYTVQSGDTLSGIASRYQVDPKAIMWSSGLESIVLKPGQELRIPLTGGKPDREPRVPPGVREYTVRSGDTLQGIASRFALSELDLITANPWIPSLDRLAQGATLHIPSGQKGLLVRLSKGQTLLDLSSRFGISLLKLAKVNGISDPTEVAEGDLILIPGITARTTYDNLLAKREAERQARLEAERKAREEAARREAEARRQAQLAAQRKAQTQLRRQAAAPATVRRSNFVSEGGYTYPVKSFVITTYFGRRGAFQRYHTGVDMAAPYGTPIYAARSGQVEVAGWSAWGYGYHVIIDHGDGVETLYGHMSRFVVSAGEWVERGQLIGYVGSTGWSTGPHLHFEVRVGGTPRNPLAYLP